The Bacteroides ovatus genomic interval TTCGCTTGTAGCCGATCACTTTCGGAATCTGTGTGTTGGCGTGCATCCCCGTCAATTTGTCTTCCTCTTTGATAAGCGGGTCGAGGATAAGGTTGTGAGAGAAACGGCGTGCCAGTTCCAGATACTTCTTGTCGCCTGTGATTTCGGCCACGTCAGCGAACGTTTCGTTTAATCCGCCATGTTCGCTACGAAGCATATCCTGCATTTGTTCGTCGCTCAAGCCGGAAGTGATATCGATCATCCAATCTGTAAAAGCGATAAGCATTTGGCGTGCAAGGTCGCTTCCTGCATAGAGATATGCATCCCGCAATCCGGCGTAAGTCTTATGTATATTGTATAGAGGCACCCATTTACCGTTAAGGTCGAAACCTCCGGCACGGATTTTTCCTGCTTTTATATCTTTCCAAAGTTGAAGGCTTCCCGGAGTTCCTCCGATGAATCCTGTGCCGACAGTTTGTTGTGCCCGGTTCAACTCATTCAGCATGTAGTTGAGGCGATTATAGACTGCGGTATCTCCGGTGGCGGCATACATCATGGAAAGTGCGGATAAATAATGTCCGCCGATATGCCCGTCCAGTCCGGTATTTTCCCAATTGGTGTAGCTGGGGGCTTTAGGCTGTAACCCTGCTTCGCGGAGAAAAGGAGCGAGCAGACGATCGGGGTCTAATGCAAGTATGTAATGTAAATCAGTCTGTTGAGCTTGCAGAAACGGACTATCCAATAGTTTCACATTCTGTAAAGGGAAGTAAGACACTTGTGGGGCGTTTTGAGCTTTGCCCAGTGAAGTGGACAGGACAAGTGCAAGTATGAACGAGGTGGTTTTCATGATAATAGTTTCCCCATCTCCCTCTCCAAAAGAGGAGAGGGGTGGAGATAATTAATGTTTGTACTTAGTTAGAATTGACTCTTGATAAACAGCGATTTATCGACAATCTTTGATGAACAACAATGGATTGCCGACTGTCAATTATTTAAATTTGACTGCTGCCTCTTCGATAGGCAATCCTGCCTTATAGTTTTCGATGTATGTATTGAAGCCGGCTACATCTTCGGGCGTAGGTGATACCTCGATACCCGCGTCACCGACAAATACGCTTTCATCCAGAAAATCGGCAAGAGATTGTTTCTTTTCATTGTTCACGAGGTAAGAACCTAACAGGGCAATACCCCAGGCACCACCTTCGCCGGCTGTTTCCATCACAGAAATAGGCGAGTTGATAGCTGCAGCAAGTATTCTTTGACCTACTCCTTTGGTTCTGAATAATCCTCCGTGACCAGTAATTCTGTCCACTTTGATTTTTTCTTCGTTGAACAGGATATCGTTACCAATCTTGAGCACTCCTACTGAAGCATACAAGTGAGTCCGCATAAAGTTTGCCAGGTTGAACTTGTCATTTGCCGAACGTACAAACAAAGGTCTTCCATCAGCAAATCCTGTTACAGGTTCGCCTGAAATATAATTGTATGAAAGCAAACCTCCGCAATCGGTATCACCGGTGAGCGCAATATTGTAAAGTTTGCTATAGATTTCATCCATATTTACAGGTATGCCCAGAAGCTCCTGATATTCCTTGAACAGGTTGACCCATGCGTTGAGATCAGAAGTACAGTTGTTGCAATGCACCATAGCTACCAGACTTCCGTCAGGAGTGGTCACCATGTCAATCATTTCGTATGGCTTCGACAAATCTTTCTCCAATACAATCATAGAGAATGAAGAAGTACCTGCCGACACATTTCCGGTGCGTTGTTTGACTGCATTGGTTGCCACCATTCCGGTACCTGCGTCTCCTTCCGGTGGACAAACCGGTATTCCTGCCTTCAAATGACCCGATGCATCGAGCTTTTTACTTCCTTCCGGAGTGAGGACACCAGCATTTTCACCTGCCGACAATACTTTAGGCAGAATATCTTCCAGTTTCCAGTTATATTCTTTCGGAGCAATCAGTTTGTCGAACTTAGCCACCATTTCAGCAGAATAGTTGTTAGTAGTTGGATCTATAGGAAGCATACCTGATGCATCACCTATTCCCAGCACCTTTTCGCCTGTGATCTGCCAATGCACGTAACCTGCCAGAGTGGTCAGGAAGTCGATTTTATTAACGTGTGCTTCGTTGTCCAGAATAGCCTGATACAAGTGGGAAATGCTCCAACGCAGAGGGATATTATAGACAAATAGTTCGGACAAAGCAGCCGCTGCGCGGCCTGTATTGGTGTTTCTCCAAGTGCGGAAAGGCACGAGGATTTCTTCTTTTTTGTTGAATGGCATATAACCATGCATCATAGCGCTGACACCGATGGCAGCCAGAGTCTCGATCTCTATGTCGTATGCATTCTTTACGTTAGTACGAAGATCGGCATAGCAATCTTGCAGCCCTGACCAGATAGCTTCAATGCTATACGTCCAAAGTCCGTCAACTAACTGGTTTTCCCAAGTGTGGCTACCTTGAGCAATAGGCTTGTTTTCCTGGTCGATCAAGACAGCTTTTATTCGTGTAGAACCGAGTTCTATACCAAGAATTGCTTTACCTGCCTCGATGGTTGATTTTGCATCTAATTTCATGTTGAAATCAATATTTTAAGGTATAACGATCATTATAAAAAAATCAAGTTTCGCAAAAACTTAACGAAATAATTAAGCCATGCGAAACTTGAATAATTGTTTTTAGCAAAGTGCTTTATTCAACATGTAATAAACTTCGTTCATGCGCAGTTCTTTCTTGAAGCAGCTGATCGTAGTATCCTTGTTGATATGTACCATTTCGATACCTGCGATTTCAGCATAATCTTCCCAATATTCTGCTGTCAGGTCGTAAGAGAAGCAAGAGTGGTGAGTTCCACCAGCCAGAATCCATGCACCTGCACCTACTTCAAGGTTTGGCATCGGAATCCAGAGAGCAGAAGCAACCGGCAACTTAGGCAGCGGTTTCGGCTCGATACATTCTACGTCGTTCACGATCAGACGGAAACGGTTACCCATATCTACAATAGTAGCAGTGCAGCCTGTACCTACTTTTGAAGTGAAGACCAAACGTGCAGTCTGACTCTTGCGGATACCTATACCGAGGAAGTGTACTTCCAGGCGAGGTTTGTTGGCGGCGATAAGCGGGCAGACTTCCAACATGTGTGACTGAAGGATAGAGCTGTTAGCACCGTCGAAGTTCAGTGTGTAATCTTCCAGGAATGAACAGCCTTTAGGGAGACCTTGATTCATCACCCATACAGTACGGTAAAGAGCAGCCGATTTCCAGTCACCTTCAGCACCGAATCCGTAACCTTCCGCCATCAGACGTTGTGAAGCAAGACCCGGGATTTGATCGAAACCATTGTATTCAATGTCGCCCAAATCGTCGAAGTTGGTAGTAAATCCTTTGGCACCTTTGGCTTTCAGGATAGCACGTATAGCCAGTTCAGCCTTAGCAGCATTCCATACTTTCTGGTAAGCTTCAGTTGATTTATCTTCCAGAGAAGCATCGTGATCGTATTCCTTGAAGTAAGTAGCTACCAATGCATCTACCTCTTCATTTTTGATATCCTTGTGATATTCCATCAATTCGCTTACCGGACAGTAATCTACGTGGTAACCCATACGTTGTTCAGCTTCCACTTTATCACCATCGGTTACAGCTACGTTGTTCATCTGGTCGCCGAAACGGATAATCAGCATATCCTGTGAATCTGCCCAACCGGCACAAACACGCATCCAAACGGCAATCTTATGCAAAGTCTCTTCCTCTTTCCAGTAGCCTACCACTACTTTACGACGGATACGCATACGGGTACAGATATGTCCGAATTCGCGGTCACCGTGAGCAGACTGGTTCAGGTTCATGAAATCCATGTCCATTGTATCCCAAGGAATTTCCTTGTTGAATTGAGTATGCAGGTGCAACAAAGGCTTCTTCAACTGTTGCAAGCCGTGAATCCACATTTTAGCAGGAGAGAACGTATGCATCCAAGTGATAACACCGACACACTTTTCGTCATTATTGGCTGCTTTGAAAACAGCTTCCACTTCTTTAGAAGAATTAGCTGTTCCTTTGTATACCACCTTTACAGGGAGTTTACCGGATTCGTTCAATCCGTTAACCATTTCATTAGAGTGTGCGTCTACTGCGATTACTGCGTCACCTCCGTACAAAAGCTGTGCTCCTGTTACGAACCATACTTCATATTGATCAAATGCGTTCATAATGTTATTGCTTTAATTTTTAATTGTTACTTTTTAATTGATTATTGTCCATAATAAGCATTCGGACCATGCTTGCGGCTGAAATGTTTCTCTATCAGCAGCGGATTCATTGTTAAATTGGGATTTACCGCATAAGCGATACTTGCCATTTTAGCCACCTGTTCCATAACCACAGCATTGTGTACGGCATCATGCGCGTCTTTTCCCCAAGAGAAAGGACCGTGATTTTTTACCAATACTCCCGGTGTATGTACAGGATTCAATCCTTCAAAACGTTTCACTATCACATTACCGGTTTCCAGCTCGTAAGCACCTTTCACTTCCGCTTCTGTCATATCCGCTGTGCAGGGAATGGCATCATGGAAATAATCCGCATGAGTCGTTCCGATGTTCGGAATGTCGCATCCCGCCTGTGCCCAGGCAGTAGCATAAGTAGAGTGAGTATGAACCACTCCGCCAATCTCCGGAAATGCTTTGTAAAGTACTACGTGAGTAGGAGTATCCGAGGATGGCTTCAGTCGTCCTTCAACGACCTTGCCATCCAAATCCACTACTACCATATCTTCGGCTTTCATGTCATCATAACTTACACCACTGGGCTTGATTACTACCAGCCCGCTTTCACGGTCGATGGCAGAAACATTGCCCCAGGTAAAGATGACTAATCCATGCTTTACCAATTCGAGATTGGCATGAAATACTTTTTCTTTTAGTTCTTCCAGCATAATGATTAGATTTTAAATTTCGGGTCTTTGCGGTAAGCCTTGCTATTGAACTTATACAAGGCAGCACCACGTTTCGAACCCAGTTTATCAATTTTATCAGTCTTTTCTATATAATCCATTTCAGCTACTCTTTTACGGAAATTCCGTTTATCCATTGTTTCACCGTAAATGGCTTCATATA includes:
- a CDS encoding xylulokinase codes for the protein MKLDAKSTIEAGKAILGIELGSTRIKAVLIDQENKPIAQGSHTWENQLVDGLWTYSIEAIWSGLQDCYADLRTNVKNAYDIEIETLAAIGVSAMMHGYMPFNKKEEILVPFRTWRNTNTGRAAAALSELFVYNIPLRWSISHLYQAILDNEAHVNKIDFLTTLAGYVHWQITGEKVLGIGDASGMLPIDPTTNNYSAEMVAKFDKLIAPKEYNWKLEDILPKVLSAGENAGVLTPEGSKKLDASGHLKAGIPVCPPEGDAGTGMVATNAVKQRTGNVSAGTSSFSMIVLEKDLSKPYEMIDMVTTPDGSLVAMVHCNNCTSDLNAWVNLFKEYQELLGIPVNMDEIYSKLYNIALTGDTDCGGLLSYNYISGEPVTGFADGRPLFVRSANDKFNLANFMRTHLYASVGVLKIGNDILFNEEKIKVDRITGHGGLFRTKGVGQRILAAAINSPISVMETAGEGGAWGIALLGSYLVNNEKKQSLADFLDESVFVGDAGIEVSPTPEDVAGFNTYIENYKAGLPIEEAAVKFK
- the araA gene encoding L-arabinose isomerase — encoded protein: MNAFDQYEVWFVTGAQLLYGGDAVIAVDAHSNEMVNGLNESGKLPVKVVYKGTANSSKEVEAVFKAANNDEKCVGVITWMHTFSPAKMWIHGLQQLKKPLLHLHTQFNKEIPWDTMDMDFMNLNQSAHGDREFGHICTRMRIRRKVVVGYWKEEETLHKIAVWMRVCAGWADSQDMLIIRFGDQMNNVAVTDGDKVEAEQRMGYHVDYCPVSELMEYHKDIKNEEVDALVATYFKEYDHDASLEDKSTEAYQKVWNAAKAELAIRAILKAKGAKGFTTNFDDLGDIEYNGFDQIPGLASQRLMAEGYGFGAEGDWKSAALYRTVWVMNQGLPKGCSFLEDYTLNFDGANSSILQSHMLEVCPLIAANKPRLEVHFLGIGIRKSQTARLVFTSKVGTGCTATIVDMGNRFRLIVNDVECIEPKPLPKLPVASALWIPMPNLEVGAGAWILAGGTHHSCFSYDLTAEYWEDYAEIAGIEMVHINKDTTISCFKKELRMNEVYYMLNKALC
- a CDS encoding L-ribulose-5-phosphate 4-epimerase, whose protein sequence is MLEELKEKVFHANLELVKHGLVIFTWGNVSAIDRESGLVVIKPSGVSYDDMKAEDMVVVDLDGKVVEGRLKPSSDTPTHVVLYKAFPEIGGVVHTHSTYATAWAQAGCDIPNIGTTHADYFHDAIPCTADMTEAEVKGAYELETGNVIVKRFEGLNPVHTPGVLVKNHGPFSWGKDAHDAVHNAVVMEQVAKMASIAYAVNPNLTMNPLLIEKHFSRKHGPNAYYGQ